In the genome of Hippoglossus hippoglossus isolate fHipHip1 chromosome 4, fHipHip1.pri, whole genome shotgun sequence, one region contains:
- the plpp6 gene encoding phospholipid phosphatase 6, with translation MPSPKAKNPARSGGSPVFGSSNGRYDFKSLTKPLNRSSPPPHLLQRQGSDPTTARLRASESPTRRRGSSSSTGSAPDEDGIRLNPSFIRVALSSLLAIDLWLSKRLGVCACEDASWGSMRPLMKLIEISGHGIPWLVGTAYCLYKSDSAAGQEVMLNLLMGLLLDILLVGIVKAVVRRRRPSHNRMDMFATFSVDSYSFPSGHATRAAMCGRFFLTHLVLAAPLRVLVLLWVGLVGLSRVMLGRHNVTDVVFGFWMGYWQYNLVEMLWLSPQTLQGMVGQLF, from the exons ATGCCGTCTCCTAAAGCTAAAAACCCGGCTCGCAGCGGAGGAAGCCCGGTGTTCGGCAGCTCCAACGGCCGCTACGACTTCAAGTCACTGACGAAGCCGCTGAACCGCTCCTCGCCGCCGCCGCACCTGCTCCAGCGGCAAGGCTCCGACCCGACCACGGCCCGGCTCCGGGCCTCGGAGAGCCCCACACGCCGCCggggctccagctcctccacggGCTCGGCGCCGGACGAAGACGGTATACGGCTGAACCCGTCTTTCATCCGCGTAGCGCTCAGCTCCCTGCTCGCCATCGACCTGTGGCTGTCCAAGCGGCTGGGGGTGTGCGCCTGCGAGGACGCGTCGTGGGGCAGCATGCGCCCCCTGATGAAGCTGATCGAGATATCCGGACACGGCATCCCCTGGCTGGTGGGGACCGCCTACTGCCTGTACAAGAGCGACAGTGCTGCAGGACAAGAAGTCATGCTCAACCTCCTCATGG gCTTGCTGTTGGATATCCTCCTGGTTGGCATTGTTAAGGCAGTGGTGCGTCGACGTCGGCCATCACATAATCGCATGGACATGTTCGCCACCTTTTCCGTGGACAGCTACTCCTTCCCTTCCGGCCATGCCACCCGTGCCGCCATGTGCGGACGTTTTTTCCTGACTCACCTCGTGCTGGCCGCCCCGCTGAGGGTCCTGGTCCTGCTGTGGGTCGGCCTGGTGGGGCTGAGCCGAGTGATGCTGGGCAGGCACAATGTGACTGATGTGGTGTTTGGGTTCTGGATGGGCTACTGGCAGTACAACCTGGTGGAGATGCTGTGGCTCTCCCCTCAGACCCTGCAAGGGATGGTGGGACAGTTATTTTAA